Proteins from one Sabethes cyaneus chromosome 2, idSabCyanKW18_F2, whole genome shotgun sequence genomic window:
- the LOC128738884 gene encoding zinc finger protein 32-like, with the protein MEKTKSAHHYEGYPFPGKYTVLFKYFKFDPKLRTTKRQTDIPLVIVNPNPVTKETTPEDASSDRSDNFEERSEQSAGQREDDKGQNKQKYPPKTPCPTCGKVVKDLKSHMLVHTGSKDFPCSFCGKKFTYKSDRVLHENIHKGLKPYKCTECPSAFAHRKSLLTHKVTHTKSRNYRCKICGKTYGHLILLNKHLAAHKDDRRFKCFVCERTFLAKQVLQKHMLIHSNARPHACHLCSKQFRRLDQLNAHLKIHERESDQQKLDEHGTKEHRIVVADEDTVFVDIDQTDSQPGSRALSIPEYYPPRPELDPLQTPEVFGSTNQPSYAAEDSYGDHLNRLVGGDNYSLPWDGDGYQF; encoded by the exons ATGGAGAAAACGAAGTCAGCTCATCACTACGAAGGTTATCCATTTCCGGGCAAGTATACCGTGCTATTTAAATACTTCAAGTTTGATCCCAAGCTGCGAACGACGAAGCGACAAACGGATATACCGTTGGTAATAGTAAATCCCAATCCAGTGACAAAGGAAACCACTCCTGAAGATGCTTCTAGTGACCGCAGTGATAATTTCGAGGAACGCAGTGAACAATCTGCTGGTCAGCGGGAAGATGATAAAggacaaaataaacaaaaatatcctccaaaaacaccttgTCCAACCTGTGGAAAAGTGGTAAAGGATCTCAAGTCACACATGCTAGTTCATACTGGCTCGAAGGACTTTCCGTGTAGTTTCTGTGGTAAAAAGTTTACCTACAAAAGTGACCGAGTGTTGCATGAAAACATCCACAAAGGCCTGAAACCGTACAAATGCACCGAATGTCCCAGTGCATTTGCCCACAGGAAATCATTGCTGACGCACAAG GTTACTCACACAAAATCCCGCAACTACAGATGTAAGATATGCGGTAAAACTTACGGACATCTGATACTGCTGAATAAGCATTTAGCAGCTCATAAGGATGACCGACGATTTAAGTGCTTCGTCTGTGAGAGGACATTTTTAGCGAA acAAGTTCTCCAGAAGCACATGCTAATTCACAGTAATGCCCGTCCCCATGCATGCCACCTATGTTCGAAGCAATTTCGCAGGCTAGACCAGTTGAACGCGCATTTGAAAATTCACGAACGTGAAAGCGACCAGCAAAAGCTAGATGAGCATGGAACTAAAGAACATAGAATTGTTGTGGCTGATGAGGATACCGTCTTCGTTGATATTGATCAAACCGATAGTCAACCGGGCAGTAGAGCGCTATCGATCCCGGAGTACTACCCGCCGCGGCCAGAACTCGATCCCCTGCAAACTCCGGAAGTTTTCGGTTCGACAAATCAGCCATCCTATGCGGCGGAAGATAGCTACGGAGATCATCTGAACCGGCTGGTCGGTGGGGACAATTACTCATTACCGTGGGATGGAGATGGCTATCAGTTCTAG
- the LOC128733501 gene encoding uncharacterized protein LOC128733501, whose amino-acid sequence MTSVTCGACSLKITAENDRVYCSGGCDQILHVSCSDLRSSAITALCENVSLKFICFNCRKKQLCLSDIQRKCNQLLDTVNNMAKTSDNLPQQISANIIESTMNLLENRLNDLESKFIDRITDKLDVLMRNKVTVTDAINNKPPQRSYAAVARSNLDQASTAPKRKADSTPACDLPSKKKPTQDQTIHTDSGLLRSGKRRIASTTDFDKNPPSTCNSSSQPCSDAPAAKPKSVIRLEQTVLIKPKTNQSPDATKDDVCKQLDPVSLAIKEVHFKPSGEAVLRCDSVESSAKLVEAAKKSLGEKYDAEIQKALKPRLQIFGFTDKIDEDNLIIHIRKQNELADNADIKVVRTNATSVIVESDATTFEKLVNLRRVNIGWERCRVREYIDVLRCYRCSEYGHIASSCTKPPCCPKCAGGHERKDCTSVSDKCVNCHNENLAKKQNSDILLDVNHPAWSQMCPIHQQRIKRKRQRIDYCS is encoded by the coding sequence ATGACTTCGGTTACGTGTGGGGCGTGTTCCCTGAAGATAACAGCAGAAAATGACCGAGTTTACTGTTCCGGAGGTTGTGACCAAATACTGCACGTTTCATGTTCCGATTTGAGATCCTCGGCAATCACTGCGCTGTGCGAAAACGTCTCGTTAAAGTTCATTTGCTTCAACTGCCGTAAAAAGCAACTGTGCCTAAGTGATATCCAAAGAAAATGCAATCAATTGCTCGATACAGTTAATAATATGGCCAAAACGAGTGATAATCTTCCTCAACAGATTTCTGCGAATATCATTGAAAGTACTATGAATCTGCTTGAGAATAGGCTGAACGACCTTGAAAGTAAATTTATCGATCGTATCACCGACAAATTGGACGTTCTCATGAGGAATAAAGTAACTGTAactgacgcaattaataacaaACCACCTCAGCGCTCATACGCAGCCGTTGCACGCTCGAACTTAGATCAGGCATCAACAGCACCGAAACGGAAAGCAGACAGCACCCCTGCCTGTGATCTGCCTTCTAAGAAGAAACCTACCCAGGACCAAACGATACACACTGACAGCGGCTTACTTCGGTCTGGTAAACGTCGTATTGCAAGCACAACTGACTTTGATAAGAATCCTCCATCGACTTGTAACTCTTCTTCGCAACCTTGTTCGGACGCACCTGCTGCTAAGCCAAAATCTGTTATCCGCCTAGAGCAGACTGTTCTCATTAAGCCTAAGACAAATCAAAGTCCAGATGCAACTAAAGATGATGTATGTAAGCAGCTTGACCCAGTTTCCCTCGCAATTAAAGAAGTTCACTTCAAACCTTCTGGTGAAGCCGTGCTCAGATGTGATTCTGTTGAATCTTCAGCCAAACTTGTAGAAGCGGCAAAAAAATCACTCGGCGAAAAGTATGACGCTGAAATTCAAAAAGCGTTAAAACCTAGGCTGCAAATTTTTGGATTCACGGACAAAATTGACGAAGATAACCTGATCATACATATACGGAAACAAAACGAGCTTGCCGATAATGCTGATATCAAAGTTGTGCGAACAAATGCCACTTCTGTCATCGTTGAGTCTGACGCTACAACGTTTGAAAAACTGGTCAACCTACGCCGTGTAAATATTGGATGGGAGAGATGCAGAGTTCGGGAATACATTGACGTACTGCGCTGCTACCGCTGCTCGGAATATGGCCACATCGCATCGTCTTGCACAAAGCCTCCGTGTTGTCCTAAGTGCGCTGGAGGGCACGAGCGGAAAGATTGCACCTCTGTCTCTGATAAATGTGTAAATTGCCACAACGAGAATTTAGCCAAAAAGCAAAATAGTGATATATTGCTTGATGTTAACCACCCCGCATGGAGCCAGATGTGTCCGATCCACCAGCAGCGAATCAAAAGAAAGCGACAACGAATTGATTACTGCTCGTAG